One segment of Prosthecobacter debontii DNA contains the following:
- a CDS encoding L,D-transpeptidase family protein has translation MRLPVYASFLLATHLLTAQIPIAVPVPEETILRAEPVLPKAPEPVEEILRLQIYLDTQLFGPGKVDGRPGEFTSKALHRHQRALGQPPTDIFNHTLDLTGIGQTYTTYTLRQEDLKFVGELPSQPSAQSKKKYLPYDSVLEFLTERFHCSPDLLEFINQPLKMSALKPGDVVKVPNVQPFLIEELTPLPSLPEVPAFLTRVIKIDTREKILELHEGEKLLASLPITPGSGYLATPPGTWRIVGITQMPTFRWDKSVLEYGVRSGTYYNLPPGPNNPVGVMWIGLSKPGIGIHGTNSPQTIGRSSSHGCMRTANWDVVRLAKQLTKGMTVIIEGEAPVPRPVVKAKPVVEEAPPAEPEAPQKKFRWFWQKRE, from the coding sequence ATGAGACTCCCTGTTTACGCTAGCTTTCTGCTCGCCACCCACCTCCTCACCGCCCAGATTCCCATCGCGGTGCCCGTGCCGGAGGAGACCATCCTGCGCGCTGAGCCGGTGCTGCCAAAGGCCCCCGAGCCGGTGGAGGAGATCCTGCGGCTGCAGATCTACCTGGACACCCAGCTTTTCGGCCCAGGCAAGGTGGATGGCCGACCGGGGGAATTTACCAGCAAGGCGCTGCACCGCCACCAGCGTGCGCTGGGCCAGCCGCCCACGGATATCTTTAACCATACACTGGACCTCACTGGCATCGGCCAGACCTACACCACCTACACGCTGCGCCAGGAGGATCTGAAGTTTGTGGGGGAACTGCCCAGCCAACCCTCCGCCCAGAGCAAGAAGAAATACCTGCCCTATGACTCGGTGCTGGAGTTTCTCACCGAGCGCTTTCACTGCTCGCCGGATCTGCTGGAGTTCATCAATCAGCCTCTGAAAATGAGTGCATTGAAGCCAGGAGATGTGGTGAAGGTGCCGAACGTGCAGCCCTTCCTCATCGAGGAACTTACACCCCTACCCAGCCTGCCGGAGGTGCCCGCCTTTCTCACCCGCGTGATCAAGATCGACACCCGCGAGAAGATCCTGGAACTGCATGAGGGGGAGAAGCTGCTGGCCAGCCTGCCTATCACCCCTGGCAGCGGTTACCTCGCCACACCGCCTGGCACCTGGCGCATCGTCGGCATCACCCAGATGCCCACCTTCCGCTGGGATAAAAGCGTGTTGGAGTATGGGGTGCGCAGCGGCACCTACTACAATCTGCCGCCCGGGCCGAACAATCCGGTGGGCGTCATGTGGATCGGCCTCAGCAAGCCGGGCATCGGCATTCACGGCACGAACTCGCCGCAAACCATCGGCCGCAGTTCCAGCCACGGCTGCATGCGCACGGCGAATTGGGATGTGGTGCGTCTGGCTAAGCAGCTCACCAAAGGCATGACCGTCATCATCGAAGGTGAGGCCCCAGTCCCCCGTCCTGTGGTGAAGGCCAAACCTGTGGTGGAAGAAGCTCCACCCGCAGAGCCTGAGGCCCCCCAGAAGAAGTTCCGCTGGTTCTGGCAGAAGAGGGAGTGA
- a CDS encoding LON peptidase substrate-binding domain-containing protein — MEETCHNHPAFRLPDTMPVMVLGDCYLFPGCLLPLFIFEERYRLMLAHALRTDRMFCIGTPERSTDSRGELITVSTAGLIRACKKQEDGTSHVMLQGMRRIQFTGWQQEKPFRLAEIEPLPTVIETEPDYVNDLKQRSLDLLPDAAHCAGEAMKNLRAALIKIECPELVCDILSYHFVRRPAAQRSLLVETVLERRYDILLTELERLQSGECG; from the coding sequence ATGGAAGAAACCTGCCACAATCACCCCGCTTTTCGTCTACCGGATACCATGCCGGTGATGGTGCTGGGGGATTGCTATCTGTTTCCCGGTTGCCTACTGCCACTGTTCATTTTTGAGGAACGCTACCGCCTCATGCTCGCCCATGCGCTGCGCACAGACCGTATGTTTTGCATCGGCACGCCGGAGCGCAGCACGGATAGCCGTGGAGAGCTGATTACCGTCAGCACCGCCGGGCTCATCCGCGCCTGCAAGAAACAGGAGGACGGCACCTCTCATGTCATGCTCCAGGGTATGCGCCGCATCCAGTTCACCGGCTGGCAGCAGGAGAAACCGTTCCGCCTAGCCGAGATCGAGCCCCTACCCACCGTCATCGAGACCGAGCCGGACTATGTGAACGATCTGAAACAGCGCTCTCTGGACCTCTTGCCCGATGCCGCCCACTGTGCCGGTGAGGCCATGAAGAACCTGCGTGCCGCCCTGATCAAGATCGAGTGCCCCGAGCTGGTCTGTGACATCCTTTCCTACCACTTCGTGCGTCGCCCTGCCGCCCAGCGCAGCCTGCTGGTAGAGACCGTTCTGGAGCGCCGCTATGACATCCTCCTTACCGAGCTGGAGCGTCTCCAGTCCGGGGAGTGTGGGTAG
- the rpmE gene encoding 50S ribosomal protein L31: MKEQGHPTVFETTITCTCGATYPTISTVQNLKIGICAGCHPYFTGEQRFVDTAGRVDKFAQRYGMARTRRAAPKLSDVSA; this comes from the coding sequence ATGAAAGAACAAGGTCACCCAACGGTTTTCGAAACCACCATCACTTGCACCTGCGGTGCAACGTATCCTACCATCTCCACTGTGCAGAACCTGAAAATCGGTATCTGCGCCGGTTGCCACCCTTACTTCACCGGTGAGCAGCGCTTCGTGGATACCGCCGGTCGTGTGGACAAGTTCGCCCAACGCTACGGCATGGCCCGCACTCGCCGCGCGGCTCCGAAGCTCAGCGACGTCTCCGCATAG
- a CDS encoding YHS domain-containing protein encodes MKTKLRPLLLAALSTFALAATLIQAADVKPYKLETCLVSGNELGSMGKPITKVYNDQEIKFCCKPCIKKFEANPEKYLKKLK; translated from the coding sequence ATGAAAACCAAACTCCGCCCCCTCCTCCTCGCCGCCCTCAGCACCTTCGCCCTGGCTGCGACCCTGATCCAAGCCGCTGATGTGAAACCCTACAAGCTCGAGACTTGCCTCGTCAGTGGCAATGAACTCGGCAGCATGGGCAAGCCCATCACCAAGGTTTACAACGATCAGGAGATCAAATTCTGCTGCAAACCCTGCATCAAGAAATTCGAAGCCAATCCTGAAAAGTATCTGAAAAAGCTGAAGTAA
- a CDS encoding multicopper oxidase domain-containing protein: MKHLLLSALWLPVAALACDDCKLKAARTPTGPLVEYDLYIAAQTVSPAGKPVRGLTINGGIPGPTLRFHEGDFARIRVHNQLKDEETSTHWHGLLLPNEMDGVPHVTTAPIRPGQTHVFEFELKHSGTYWYHSHTHLQEQSGVYGSIVVTPRGGEPAQADREQVLLFSDWTNINPHEVQRMLMRGTDYFGLMRSNSQSILGAAQQGMLKDYFSREWSRMMPMDVSDVGYHAFLVNGQRQTEITGRPGERVRLRLINASAATYFYLQSSTGPLTIVAADGPPVQPVKVDRLFMAIAETYDVIITIPREGRYELRATTQDGSGRVSAFMGSGELHAATDPPRPNLYQMDEMLNLALEEQEDDPRASLRLPRPGSPYRVLKATHDTTLPAKLPRRKITLRLTGDMNRYIWSFNGKTVTEEPYIPIKKGEVIELELVNDTMMHHPIHLHGHFFRLLMGQGARSPLKHTVDVPPMSKRIVEFEANEEKDWMFHCHILYHMMSGMARVFRYEDTGSDAGTLARKVQTAQDHGIANDHRLATAASGHANHQGGGLGEHAHDMAYVWGSASLQSHMSEGLLTWMNPKNDLLLGWEVGWVGVDKTQYEIDALYQRYFNPNFQAFAGARFTNDPDAEDRAVIGFNYRLPLMAWATLSLDSEGDARITLAKRFQLTPRLGVFGRVEYDTGTRWEWTAGADYTLTRHTSLITQYHSEFGLGAGVLIRF, from the coding sequence ATGAAACACCTCCTTCTCTCAGCCCTATGGCTGCCCGTAGCGGCGCTGGCTTGCGATGACTGCAAGCTCAAAGCCGCGCGCACCCCCACCGGCCCCCTGGTCGAATACGATCTCTACATTGCCGCCCAGACCGTGAGCCCCGCGGGTAAACCCGTGCGCGGTCTCACCATCAATGGCGGCATCCCCGGCCCCACCCTGCGCTTCCATGAGGGAGACTTCGCCCGCATCCGTGTGCACAATCAGCTCAAGGATGAGGAGACCTCCACGCACTGGCACGGCCTGCTGCTGCCTAACGAAATGGATGGCGTGCCGCATGTGACCACCGCCCCCATCCGCCCTGGGCAGACGCACGTGTTCGAGTTTGAGCTGAAGCACAGTGGCACCTACTGGTATCACTCCCACACGCATCTTCAGGAGCAGAGCGGCGTGTATGGCAGCATCGTCGTGACCCCACGCGGCGGCGAGCCTGCGCAGGCGGATCGGGAGCAGGTACTGCTGTTTTCCGACTGGACGAACATCAATCCCCACGAGGTGCAGCGCATGCTCATGCGTGGCACGGATTACTTCGGCCTCATGAGGAGCAATTCACAGTCCATCCTCGGCGCGGCGCAGCAGGGCATGCTCAAGGATTACTTCAGCCGGGAGTGGTCGCGCATGATGCCCATGGATGTCTCGGATGTGGGTTACCACGCCTTCCTGGTGAATGGTCAGCGCCAGACCGAGATCACCGGCCGTCCGGGAGAGCGCGTGCGGCTGCGCCTGATCAATGCCTCCGCCGCCACCTACTTCTACCTGCAATCCTCCACCGGCCCGCTCACCATCGTGGCCGCGGATGGCCCGCCGGTGCAGCCGGTGAAAGTGGATCGGCTCTTCATGGCCATTGCCGAAACTTACGATGTGATCATCACCATCCCGCGTGAGGGTCGCTACGAGCTGCGCGCCACCACGCAGGATGGCAGCGGCCGCGTCTCCGCCTTCATGGGCAGCGGTGAACTGCATGCCGCGACGGATCCGCCTCGGCCCAATCTCTATCAGATGGATGAGATGCTGAATCTCGCCCTGGAAGAGCAGGAGGATGATCCCCGGGCCTCCCTCCGTCTGCCACGGCCCGGCTCGCCCTATCGTGTGCTGAAGGCGACCCACGACACCACACTGCCCGCAAAGCTGCCCCGCAGGAAGATTACGCTGCGTCTCACGGGCGATATGAACCGCTACATCTGGTCCTTCAATGGCAAGACCGTGACGGAGGAGCCCTATATCCCCATCAAGAAGGGTGAGGTCATCGAGCTGGAACTCGTCAACGATACCATGATGCACCACCCCATCCACCTGCATGGGCACTTCTTCCGCCTGCTCATGGGGCAAGGCGCACGCTCACCGCTGAAGCACACCGTGGATGTGCCGCCCATGTCGAAGCGCATCGTGGAGTTTGAAGCCAATGAAGAGAAGGACTGGATGTTCCACTGCCACATCCTCTACCACATGATGTCTGGCATGGCCCGGGTGTTCCGCTATGAGGATACCGGAAGTGATGCGGGCACCCTTGCCCGCAAGGTTCAGACAGCCCAGGACCACGGCATCGCCAATGATCACCGTCTGGCGACGGCGGCCAGCGGCCACGCCAATCACCAAGGCGGTGGCCTGGGTGAGCACGCGCATGACATGGCCTACGTCTGGGGTTCCGCCTCCCTCCAGTCTCACATGAGTGAGGGTCTGCTCACCTGGATGAACCCCAAAAACGATCTTTTGTTAGGCTGGGAAGTTGGCTGGGTCGGCGTGGATAAGACCCAGTATGAGATTGACGCCCTCTACCAGCGTTACTTCAATCCTAACTTCCAAGCCTTTGCCGGGGCACGCTTCACCAACGATCCCGATGCCGAGGACCGCGCCGTGATCGGCTTCAACTATCGCCTGCCGCTCATGGCCTGGGCGACTCTCAGCCTGGATAGCGAAGGAGATGCCCGCATCACCCTGGCCAAGCGCTTCCAGCTCACGCCTCGGCTCGGTGTCTTCGGTCGTGTGGAATACGATACCGGCACCCGCTGGGAGTGGACCGCCGGGGCTGACTACACCCTCACCCGCCACACCTCCCTGATCACCCAATACCACTCCGAGTTCGGGCTCGGCGCTGGAGTGCTCATCCGCTTTTGA
- a CDS encoding RNA polymerase sigma factor, translating to METEPTVCMHTAAQAWKYCFDQVAPKLLLYAIQLCPSRADAEDVVQMAFVRWWRRFPEGNPEHIPLLYAAVRTIALDQRRSDTRRARREAASEVSLPMGDAPVFDPPPEQRETAQIVQEALKTLPEDQREVVTLKLWGGLTFAEIATTLDESINTVSGRYRYALQTLQKRLAPRREELVLEPAPPAVTNVFPFSKPQEALS from the coding sequence ATGGAAACCGAACCCACCGTCTGCATGCACACCGCTGCCCAAGCCTGGAAATACTGCTTCGACCAAGTGGCGCCGAAGCTGTTGCTCTACGCCATCCAGCTCTGCCCGAGCCGGGCGGATGCGGAAGATGTGGTGCAAATGGCCTTCGTCCGCTGGTGGCGCCGGTTTCCTGAGGGGAATCCAGAGCACATCCCGCTGCTGTATGCGGCGGTGCGCACGATCGCCCTCGACCAACGCCGCAGTGACACCCGCCGTGCCCGCCGGGAGGCCGCCTCGGAGGTGTCTCTGCCCATGGGGGATGCGCCTGTTTTCGATCCCCCACCGGAGCAGCGGGAGACGGCCCAGATCGTCCAGGAAGCGCTGAAGACGCTGCCGGAAGATCAGCGGGAGGTCGTGACGCTGAAGCTCTGGGGCGGCCTCACCTTTGCCGAGATCGCCACCACCCTGGATGAGTCCATCAACACCGTCTCCGGCCGCTACCGTTACGCCCTCCAGACCTTGCAGAAACGGCTGGCCCCGCGCCGGGAGGAACTGGTGCTGGAGCCTGCCCCGCCCGCAGTGACGAATGTTTTCCCCTTTTCAAAACCTCAGGAGGCCCTGTCATGA
- a CDS encoding S1C family serine protease produces MKPIYALTAMAGLLALMNSPLTAQDNKIPLEPSAENAPKAADALPPPSEEKKPEKTERTPRSGPSRTTRGPREDEVMTPFIGVLTSPVPRELRAHFNLPEGFGLLVQEVMHDTPAKTAGIKADDVLLRFEDQKLVNMEQLQTLVRSKKKGDVVPFTLISGGKESQVSVTIDERLIPSRPEEGRRGDDLPRLGFFGDRDGFDMKEMREAMERYQNHMREYQERLRDWNRNGHPGDQPPSPPTWSGPSRRGEPRDRDQDRERGGDERSRNEARGRDGDRPRDSGEAKRDASPGPRGEGERHMEHRERREATNVTRSDDSGIYSLRREGDRTVFTAKPKDGEEKSWNLNNEEERRAIPDAMKEKLRQLEEIRGEDFRR; encoded by the coding sequence ATGAAACCGATCTATGCCCTGACTGCGATGGCGGGCCTGCTGGCGCTGATGAACAGCCCGCTGACCGCCCAAGATAATAAAATCCCGCTGGAACCCAGCGCTGAAAACGCCCCCAAAGCCGCCGATGCGCTGCCACCACCCAGCGAGGAGAAAAAACCTGAAAAGACGGAGCGAACGCCGAGATCCGGCCCCAGCCGCACCACGCGAGGCCCCCGCGAGGATGAGGTCATGACCCCCTTCATCGGCGTGCTGACCAGCCCAGTGCCGCGGGAACTGCGTGCGCACTTTAACCTTCCAGAGGGCTTTGGCCTACTGGTCCAGGAAGTCATGCACGATACCCCTGCCAAGACCGCCGGTATCAAGGCTGACGATGTGCTGCTGCGCTTTGAAGATCAAAAGCTCGTCAATATGGAGCAGCTCCAGACACTGGTGCGCAGCAAGAAGAAGGGCGACGTGGTGCCCTTCACCCTCATCTCTGGCGGTAAAGAAAGCCAGGTCAGCGTCACCATCGACGAACGCTTGATCCCCAGCCGACCTGAAGAAGGCCGCCGGGGCGATGACCTCCCCCGCCTCGGATTCTTCGGAGATCGGGATGGCTTCGATATGAAAGAGATGCGCGAGGCCATGGAGCGCTACCAGAACCACATGCGGGAGTATCAGGAGCGCCTGCGGGACTGGAATCGCAATGGCCACCCGGGTGATCAGCCCCCTTCCCCGCCCACCTGGAGCGGCCCCAGCCGCCGAGGGGAGCCCCGGGACCGTGATCAGGACCGTGAACGCGGGGGTGATGAACGCAGCCGCAACGAGGCACGTGGTCGGGACGGCGACCGCCCCCGTGATAGCGGTGAGGCCAAGCGTGACGCCAGCCCCGGCCCGCGCGGTGAGGGTGAGCGCCACATGGAGCACCGGGAGCGCCGGGAAGCCACGAACGTGACCCGCAGTGATGACTCCGGCATCTACAGCCTGCGCCGTGAGGGGGACCGCACCGTCTTCACCGCCAAACCTAAAGACGGTGAGGAAAAGAGTTGGAACCTGAACAATGAGGAGGAACGCCGCGCCATCCCCGACGCCATGAAGGAAAAGCTCCGCCAGCTCGAAGAGATCCGCGGTGAAGACTTCCGTCGCTAA
- a CDS encoding DUF1549 domain-containing protein, with protein MKATKYMLAGLLIAGFGAGSAFSAEVRTWTDVEGRQVSASFVNLEGDLIVLQTEDGAQHRFPLTRLSAEDQALAKAAMQAAAPSVEAAPAGIQMLANATVAQAAQKVDQLVANGLKKANPDRQKAGKAPITQFNPMASDEQFVRRVYLDIAGRIPNYEEASSFIKDSSPKKRAQLIDLLLESDGYKATMFNYLAEMLRIKDNFEQDNVRGTPYINWLKDQIAHNEKWDKIVYQMLTATGKMWDKKEDGTYNGAAGYLLRDAGMPLDNLANTLTVFLGTDVACAQCHDHPFADWTQKQFYEMAAFFGATTTRLNARDLNGSNPRERLMAQIEPMIEKSGQDIRRLRNGIQNYISANQSAIKDRDMNTLKLPHDYKYKDGKPNDPVSPKFVMWSPEDKNNPAYKQKKGNEEKLRLSFANWLTHPENPRFAMTIANRMWKRAFGAAVNEPVTNIDDPEHSANPELLKHLASEMKRVNFDLKEFMRIVYNTRAYQSEATSENVALGEMYYFQGPLLRRMTAEQAWDSYMTLVLGQPDTYKAPLQDLYARSIDLDLTKVDGQTVLIKYDAFRRMQQKENALMGGGLDMAGGDSMMMDGGSAKKTETASASSEGAKILTYEGMRLMRASEIQQPAPGGHFLIDFGQSPRMLIDGSSKIGNVPQVLMMMNGKAQKMLTSPDSLVFRTMNKVTNPADKVERMFMTIMNRRPTLQEKEIAKRALGSNGEDGYANMIWALINTREFMFIQ; from the coding sequence ATGAAAGCCACCAAATACATGCTCGCCGGTCTTTTGATCGCCGGTTTCGGGGCAGGCTCCGCCTTCTCAGCGGAAGTCCGCACCTGGACGGACGTCGAGGGCCGCCAAGTTTCTGCCTCCTTCGTCAATCTCGAAGGTGACTTGATCGTTCTGCAGACCGAAGATGGTGCCCAGCACCGTTTCCCGCTGACCCGTCTTTCCGCTGAAGATCAGGCCCTGGCGAAGGCTGCAATGCAGGCTGCGGCGCCTTCCGTCGAAGCGGCTCCTGCCGGCATTCAGATGCTGGCCAATGCCACGGTGGCTCAGGCGGCTCAGAAGGTGGACCAACTCGTCGCCAATGGCTTGAAGAAGGCCAACCCAGATCGCCAGAAGGCAGGTAAGGCCCCGATCACCCAGTTCAACCCCATGGCCAGTGACGAGCAGTTCGTCCGCCGTGTGTATCTGGACATTGCCGGCCGTATCCCGAACTACGAAGAGGCCAGCAGCTTCATCAAGGACAGCAGCCCCAAGAAGCGCGCTCAGCTCATCGACCTGCTGCTGGAGTCCGATGGCTACAAGGCCACGATGTTCAACTACCTGGCTGAGATGCTGCGCATCAAAGACAACTTCGAGCAGGACAATGTGCGCGGCACGCCTTACATCAACTGGCTGAAGGACCAGATCGCCCATAACGAGAAGTGGGACAAGATCGTCTACCAGATGCTCACCGCCACCGGCAAAATGTGGGATAAGAAGGAAGATGGCACCTATAATGGCGCTGCCGGCTACCTGCTGCGCGATGCCGGGATGCCGCTGGATAACCTAGCCAATACCTTGACCGTGTTCCTGGGCACCGACGTGGCCTGCGCTCAGTGCCATGACCACCCCTTTGCCGACTGGACCCAGAAGCAGTTCTACGAGATGGCGGCCTTCTTCGGTGCCACCACTACCCGTCTGAATGCCCGTGACCTCAATGGCTCCAACCCACGTGAGCGTCTGATGGCCCAGATCGAGCCGATGATTGAAAAATCCGGCCAGGATATCCGCCGCCTGCGCAACGGCATCCAGAACTACATCAGCGCCAACCAGTCCGCCATCAAGGACCGGGACATGAACACGCTGAAGCTGCCTCACGACTACAAATACAAAGATGGTAAGCCGAACGATCCCGTCTCTCCGAAGTTCGTGATGTGGTCCCCCGAGGACAAGAACAACCCGGCCTACAAGCAGAAGAAGGGGAATGAAGAAAAGCTGCGCCTCTCCTTCGCCAACTGGCTGACCCATCCTGAGAATCCACGGTTTGCCATGACCATCGCCAACCGCATGTGGAAGCGTGCCTTCGGTGCTGCCGTCAATGAGCCCGTCACCAACATCGACGATCCAGAACACTCCGCCAACCCTGAGCTGCTGAAGCATCTGGCCAGCGAAATGAAGCGTGTGAACTTCGACCTGAAGGAATTCATGCGCATCGTTTACAACACCCGCGCTTATCAGTCTGAGGCCACCTCGGAAAACGTCGCCCTCGGGGAGATGTATTACTTCCAAGGCCCCCTCCTTCGCCGCATGACTGCTGAGCAGGCCTGGGACTCCTACATGACCCTCGTGCTCGGCCAGCCTGACACTTACAAGGCCCCTCTGCAGGACCTGTATGCCCGCTCGATCGACCTCGACCTCACCAAAGTGGACGGCCAGACCGTGCTGATCAAGTATGACGCTTTCCGCCGCATGCAGCAGAAGGAAAACGCCCTCATGGGTGGCGGCCTGGATATGGCCGGTGGTGACAGTATGATGATGGACGGTGGCTCTGCCAAGAAGACGGAGACGGCCTCTGCTTCCTCCGAAGGTGCCAAGATCCTCACCTATGAAGGCATGCGCCTGATGCGTGCCTCTGAGATCCAGCAGCCTGCTCCTGGCGGCCACTTCCTCATCGACTTCGGCCAGTCCCCTCGCATGCTCATCGACGGCAGCTCTAAGATTGGCAACGTGCCGCAGGTGCTTATGATGATGAACGGCAAAGCCCAGAAGATGCTCACCAGCCCAGACTCCCTGGTCTTCCGCACCATGAACAAGGTGACCAACCCTGCCGACAAAGTGGAGCGCATGTTCATGACCATCATGAACCGCCGCCCAACGCTGCAGGAGAAGGAGATCGCCAAACGCGCCCTCGGCTCCAACGGTGAAGATGGCTACGCCAACATGATCTGGGCCCTGATCAATACCCGTGAATTCATGTTCATTCAGTAA
- a CDS encoding DUF1501 domain-containing protein, translated as MKTELLRLNDQSRRQFMLNTAKTALGVSVLPGLSARMAAAEGAAVRTGPGTPGFGKAKHVIYLWMNGGMTHLDTFDPKTGSTKGPSDPIKAKAEGIDFLGGYLPKLAENANKLSIIRSMSSKTGVHESGTYIMKTGYEPRTTIVHPCMGVWATHFLGKIKDVTLPDSVIVNSGSSYPGSGFFPPALSPIPISNPENGLQNIRPTTSDNLFSKRIDLMNEFDTSFRKKFQTDDVKAYTEFYDETLKLMKSEDLKAFDLSAESAETREKYGRNNFGQGCLLARRLVEAGVRFVEVQMGGWDMHNTIDNAMTNNGNILDTAFAALLLDLEAKGLLDSTLVVLGSEFGRTPDINENDGRDHYPLAYSTVLAGGGVKRGFAYGATDKDGRRPADKQTSPQDFLATVGHAMGLPTEEIVMSPSNRPFTVADKGVPVIDIFA; from the coding sequence ATGAAAACCGAACTTCTTCGTCTGAATGATCAGAGCCGCCGCCAGTTCATGCTGAATACGGCCAAGACCGCACTCGGCGTCAGCGTGCTGCCCGGCCTCTCCGCCCGCATGGCGGCTGCGGAAGGCGCCGCCGTCCGCACCGGCCCCGGCACCCCGGGTTTTGGCAAGGCCAAGCACGTCATTTATCTCTGGATGAATGGCGGCATGACCCATCTGGATACCTTTGACCCGAAAACCGGCTCCACCAAGGGCCCGAGCGACCCGATCAAAGCCAAGGCTGAAGGCATCGACTTCCTGGGCGGCTACCTGCCCAAGCTGGCCGAAAATGCCAATAAGCTCTCCATCATCCGCTCCATGTCCTCCAAGACCGGGGTGCATGAGTCCGGCACCTACATCATGAAGACCGGTTATGAGCCCCGCACCACCATCGTGCACCCGTGCATGGGCGTGTGGGCCACCCACTTCCTGGGTAAGATCAAAGACGTGACCCTGCCTGACAGCGTCATTGTGAATAGCGGCAGTTCCTACCCGGGCTCCGGCTTCTTCCCACCGGCCCTCTCCCCGATCCCGATCTCCAACCCTGAGAACGGCCTGCAGAACATCCGCCCGACCACCTCGGACAACCTGTTCAGCAAGCGCATCGATCTCATGAACGAGTTCGACACCTCCTTCCGGAAGAAATTCCAGACGGACGATGTGAAGGCCTACACCGAGTTCTACGACGAGACCCTCAAGCTTATGAAGAGCGAGGACCTTAAGGCCTTCGACCTCTCCGCCGAAAGCGCTGAAACCCGCGAAAAATATGGCCGCAACAACTTCGGCCAAGGCTGCTTGCTTGCCCGCCGTCTGGTGGAAGCTGGCGTCCGCTTCGTGGAAGTGCAGATGGGTGGCTGGGACATGCACAACACCATCGACAACGCCATGACCAACAATGGCAACATCCTGGACACGGCCTTCGCCGCACTTCTCTTGGATCTGGAAGCCAAAGGCCTGCTGGATTCCACGCTCGTCGTGCTCGGTTCCGAGTTCGGCCGCACGCCGGACATCAACGAAAACGATGGTCGCGATCACTATCCGCTGGCTTACTCCACCGTCCTCGCCGGTGGTGGTGTGAAGCGCGGCTTCGCCTACGGAGCCACCGACAAGGATGGCCGCCGTCCAGCCGACAAGCAGACCAGCCCACAGGACTTCTTGGCCACCGTTGGCCACGCCATGGGCCTGCCGACCGAAGAGATCGTTATGTCCCCCTCCAACCGCCCCTTCACCGTGGCGGACAAAGGGGTGCCTGTCATCGACATCTTCGCTTAA